A genomic stretch from Chelmon rostratus isolate fCheRos1 chromosome 14, fCheRos1.pri, whole genome shotgun sequence includes:
- the fryb gene encoding protein furry homolog isoform X6, translated as MSQEDVRSTTSLGAESGASAHCNGHTLSQGQDQDPESQSQGQDGIVLERIASLSLDMFDPSDFTGRFAKIQSRSRKRTRIIGASPVGLKPPLPPVSGTLGERKGPVVMAPVNVDPESKPGEFVLKSLFANFTLLSERKIRIIMAEPLEKPLNKSLQRGEDPQFDQLISSMSSLAEYCLPSILRTLFDWYKRQNGLEDESHEYRPRANTKSKNDEQQKDYLLERRDLAIDFIFSLVLIEVLKQIPLHPLLDGLIQEVINLAFKHFKYKEGYLGPNTGNMHIVADLYAEVVGVVAQSRFPAVRKKFISELKELRQKEQSPYVIQSTISLIMGLKFFRIKMYPVEDFEASFQFMQECAQYFLEVKDKDIKHSLAGLFVEILVPVAATVKNEVNVPCLRNFVESLYDTTLDLSSRKKHSLALYPLVTCLLCVSQKQFFLSRWHIFLNNCLSNLKNKDPKMARVALESLYRLLWVYMIRIKCESNTGTQSRLTSITSTLFPKGSRSVVPRDMPLNIFVKIIQFIAQERLDFAMKEIIFDLLSVGKPAKAFSLNPERMNIGLRAFLVIADALQQKDGEPPMPNTGATLPSGNSLKKKKTYLSKTLTEEEAKLIGMSLYYSQVRKALDNILRHLDKEVGRCMMLTSVQMLNKEPEDMITGERKPKIDLFRTCVAAIPRILPDAMSKPELIDLLSRLTVHMDDELRLISQNSLQSLLLDFSDWREDVLFGYTHFLLREVQDTHQGLQDASVKLLLQLLTQWRLALQLQGKMRGGVESSPRLPERSPHCSVLHAVEGLALLLLCSCQISTRKLAVGVLREIRCLFTALGHAEDDDKPMIEVMDQLSPAVMDSFVHVAVSDSSTLPLSHHVDLQWLVEWTARLVSSSYDVKSPSHVWIFAQCVKDPWVLCLHIFLRQEHLPKHCPIALGYAWPYAFTRLQLLLPLVDPNSPVNAKKTSTAGSSDNYISLWRNYLILCLGVAKPSIMSPGHLRASTPEITATTPDGSVTYDNKVIGTPSVAWLLKQLVPLMRAESLEITESLVLGFGCTNALVFRELVEELHPLMKEALERRPENKKRRERRDLLRLQLLRIFELLANAGVISDSTNGALERDSLALGALFLEYVDLTRMLLEAENEKELDVLKDIRAHFSGMVANLIQCVPVHHRRFLFPQQSLRHHLFILFSQWAGPFSVMFTPLDRYSDRNHQITRYQYCALKAMSAVLCCGPVFDNVGLSTDGYLYKWLDNILACHDIRVHRLGCEVVILLLELNPDQINLFNWAVDRCFTGSYQLASGCFKAIATVCGNRNYPCDLVTLLNLVLFKASDTSREIYEISMQLMQVLESKLCAYSKRMVEQKPGNILYGTHGPLPPLYSVNLSQLSIQLASMYPELTLPLFSEVSQRFPTTHPNGRQIMLSYLLPWLSNIELVDTGLLPPASSPCTPEEEPHGQGQGMGLSPSLRGNGWGSLQATSLVLNNLMFMTAKYGDEVPGPEIENAWNALVSNERWSNNLRITLQFLISLCGVSSDTTLLPYIKKVVIYLCRNNTIQTMEELLFELQQTDPVNPVVLHCDNPPFYRFAASNKASTSQTGTTSSSNTVVAGQENLPDTDENKLVRESEERRARAHNRLESRYSNSSGGSYEDEKTDPLPPYAGWLLGVLETNHPQPLPMPVNGGCWAPLVDYLPETITPRGPLHRCNIAVIFMTEMVVDHSVREDWALHLPLLLHALFLGLDHYRPEVYEHSKRLLLHLLIALSCNNNFQVIASVLMLTREISDNKTLTIKSSYHTEYQQSHAPDFLREWQASPVVDSGLSSTSNSSSASLGGGSTAGSVGNLPLVTPDDLEDLEDTPNETDEKTNKLIEFLSTRAFGPLWVHEDITPKNPNSKSTEQLSNFLRHVVSVFKESKSDFHLEQQLSDVALQTALCSSSRHYAGRSFQIFRALKQPINNHAVSDLVSRLVEVVGEHGDEVQGYVMEVLLTLESVVVNLAECLKNSDLMAALTRTSSPDFVTSDKLMNRKSTGQLNFPGPGFVGLSSQRHQRSYSVPKKFGECGHQPNDPPRSATLDRIQACNSHGLARTGRTPGSCTSSTNRIDPSVLSDPAHVSHPSSILATVFWVAVSLMESDFEFEYQMSLRLVHKLLSKVPLDRAENRERLEKLQAQLRWSGFSGIQQLLLKGFTSQATSDLTLQLFCQLTPVSRVPVVDSSQSIGFPLNVLCLLPHLVQHFGHPTQFCKESAERIAQVCLEEKHTKLSHLAHVMTLYKTRSYTRDPFSWVSVVCRYLHEAFSDITLNMVTYMAELLDKGLPSMQQSLLQIIYCLLSHMDLTAVQVKQFNADVTKTIEKFVQTIHWKDALNILKLVVSRSASLVHPVYGHSQGDLSNLEVSRVWDGSAKALPGKTLDFTFDISETPVIGRRFDELQGSGGREGKARAMAVTRSTSSTSSGSNSNTILVPVSWRRPQSSQKRTREKLVNVLSLCGQEVGLTKNPSVIFSSCGDLDMMEVRESGVSSEEGGTREDTLDDTASEQQFRVFRDFDFLDVELEDGEELQGETVDNFNWGVRRRSLDSTELGDLLEESQHSGSTPSLGHEDPHDSDESSEEEESSTSQSLSHSQLTNPSPSEETNHTDSLSTSYDTSADPQSLNATTPGQGALHDDHTGLHGRVCGDDEDTQAQDDDLSLSAHELPHGSDCGESFTLELPGQPQDQQRNLDHSLNPDYCQPPLDFLDPNCLPSLRDDVDDLEDLGFPPPPSPFFSAILAAFQPTVCDDAEEAWRCHINQLVTDSDGSCAVHTFQVFSSLFKNIQGKFCLLTTDVATYLGEGLRGIGSKFLRSSQMLTTCSDCPTIYIDADTIMSYGLLEKMKFSALELQEYLDTYNTKEEAAVSWLRNCKDTFPRCPGDSVVTCQPGDSEEKQLELCQRLYKLHFQLLLLFQSYCALIGQVHAISSVPELLNMSRELTDLKTSLQAAEAAVASDLEHKHLAHTHAHATQVAAMVVPSFPTSEAAVQAVLECLKNHEFTKAVRYIQECRRQWPNGVFGGSSESEVQTLLNVYFRHQTLGQTGTIALVGSRQDLSLICSKLLELNGEIRDMIRRAQGYRVVTTYLPDSSASGTSL; from the exons CCTCTCCAGTGGGACTGAAGCCACCCCTCCCGCCAGTCAGTGGAACCTTGGGAGAGAGGAAGGGTCCTGTCGTCATGGCGCCTGTCAATGTGGACCCTGAGAGTAAGCCGGGCGAGTTCGTCCTAAAGAGCTTGTTTGCCAACTTCACCTTGCTCTCCGAGCGCAAGATTCGCATCATCATGGCCGAACCCCTG GAGAAGCCACTTAACAAgtctctgcagagaggagaggacccACAGTTCGACCAG tTGATCAGCTCTATGAGTTCTCTAGCAGAGTACTGCCTGCCGTCTATCCTGAGGACGCTATTTGACTGGTACAAGAGGCAGAACGGCCTAGAAGACGAGTCCCATGAATATCGGCCCAGGGCCAACACCAAGTCCAAGAA tgatgagCAGCAGAAGGACTACTTACTGGAGCGGAGAGATCTGGCAATAGACTTCATCTTTTCTCTAGTGCTTATAGAGGTTTTGAAGCAG ATCCCCCTCCATCCTCTTTTGGATGGACTCATCCAAGAAGTTATAAACCTGGCCTTCAAGCACTTCAAATACAAGGAAGG GTACCTGGGACCCAACACAGGCAACATGCACATAGTGGCTGACCTCTATGCTGAAGTAGTGGGGGTTGTGGCTCAGTCCAG GTTCCCGGCAGTGAGGAAGAAGTTCATCTCTGAGCTGAAGGAGCTGAGACAGAAGGAGCAGAGCCCCTATGTCATCCAGTCCACCATCAGCCTCATCATGGGACTCAAGTTCTTCCGCATCAAAATGTACCCGGTGGAAGACTTTGAAGCCTCCTTCCAGTTTATGCAG GAGTGTGCACAGTATTTCTTGGAAGTGAAGGATAAAGACATTAAACACTCATTAGCTGGACTCTTTGTGGAGATTCTTGTACCTGTAGCTGCT actgtgaaaaatgaagtgAACGTGCCATGTCTCCGGAACTTCGTTGAGAGTTTGTATGATACCACACTGGACCTGTCCTCCCGGAAGAAACACTCTCTG GCCCTATATCCTCTGGTGACctgcctgctgtgtgtcagtcagaaGCAGTTCTTCCTCAGCCGCTGGCATATTTTCCTCAACAACTGCCTCTCAAACCTCAAG AATAAAGACCCCAAGATGGCCCGTGTGGCTCTGGAATCACTCTACCGCCTGCTGTGGGTCTACATGATCCGAATAAAGTGCGAGAGCAACACTGGAACACAGAG TCGTCTGACGTCCATCACCTCCACCCTGTTCCCTAAAGGGAGTCGTAGCGTTGTACCCAGAGACATGCCGCTTAATATTTTTGTCAAGATCATCCAGTTTATTGCACAG GAGAGACTGGATTTCGCCATGAAGGAGATCATATTTGACCTGCTGAGTGTTGGGAAACCTGCCAAAGCCTTCAGTCTCAACCCAGAG CGTATGAACATAGGTCTGCGGGCATTCCTGGTGATAGCAGATGCTCTGCAACAGAAGGACGGAGAGCCTCCTATGCCAAACACAGGAGCCACTCTGCCCTCTGGAAACtctctgaagaagaagaaaacttaTCTCAGCAAGACACTTACTGAGGAGGAAGCCAAACTAATAG GCATGTCCTTGTACTACTCCCAGGTGCGAAAGGCTCTGGACAACATCCTGAGACACTTGGACAAGGAGGTGGGTCGTTGTATGATGCTCACCAGCGTCCAGATGCTCAACAAAGAACCAGAGGACATGATCAC TGGTGAAAGGAAGCCTAAAATCGACCTGTTCAGGACGTGTGTGGCAGCCATTCCTCGTATCCTTCCTGATGCCATGTCCAAACCTGAACTCATTGACCTGCTCTCACG ACTTACGGTGCACATGGACGATGAGCTTCGTCTTATTTCCCAGAACTCCCTGCAGAGCCTGCTGCTCGATTTCTCAGACTGGAGGGAAGACGTCCTGTTTGGttacacacatttccttttGCGTGAG GTCCAAGACACCCATCAGGGTCTGCAGGATGCATCTGTGAagctccttctccagctgctcaCACAGTGGAGGTTGGCTCTACAGCTCCAGGGGAAGATGAGAGGTGGAGTTGAG TCCAGCCCCAGACTGCCCGAGCGAAGCCCTCACTGCTCAGTGCTCCATGCAGTGGAGGGCctggctctgctgctcctctgctcatGTCAGATCAGCACAAGGAAGCTGGCAGTTGGCGTCTTAAGAGAAATACGCTGCCTCTTCACAGCTCTGGGCCATGCTGAG GATGATGACAAACCCATGATAGAGGTCATGGACCAGCTGAGCCCCGCTGTAATGGACAGCTTTGTTCATGTGGCTGTCTCTGATTCG TCCACCTTGCCTCTCAGCCACCATGTTGACCTCCAGTGGCTGGTCGAGTGGACGGCTCGACTGGTGAGCAGTTCCTACGACGTGAAGAGCCCCAGCCACGTCTGGATCTTTGCCCAGTGCGTGAAGGACCCGTGGGTGCTCTGTCTGCACATCTTCTTGCGGCAGGAGCACCTGCCCAAACACTGCCCCATTGCCCTGGGATACGCCTGGCCCTATGCTTTCACACggcttcagctgctgctgccactggtTGACCCCAA cAGTCCAGTGAATGCTAAGAAGACCAGCACGGCGGGCTCCAGTGACAACTACATATCTCTGTGGCGTAACTACCTGATCCTGTGTCTAGGAGTGGCGAAGCCAAGCATCATGTCCCCTGGTCACCTCAGAGCTTCTACACCAGAGATCACTGCCACCACACCCGACGGCAGCGTCACCTATGAcaacaag GTGATAGGCACTCCCTCGGTCGCCTGGTTATTAAAACAGCTCGTCCCACTGATGAGAGCTGAGAGTTTGGAGATCACCGAGTCTCTGGTGCTGGGGTTTGGATGCACAAATGCTCTGGTCTTCAG AGAGCTCGTCGAAGaactccatccactgatgaaGGAAGCACTGGAGCGCAGACCTgag AACAAGAAgcgcagagagaggagggatcTTCTCAGACTCCAGCTGCTGAGGATCTTTGAACTGTTGGCTAATGCAGGAGTTATCAGTGACAG CACCAATGGAGCGCTGGAACGTGATTCCCTGGCACTGGGCGCCTTATTTCTTGAGTATGTGGATCTAACCCGGATGCTTCTGGAGGCTGAGAATGAGAAGGAGCTGGATGTGCTTAAAGACATCAGAGCCCATTTCAGCGGCATGGTGGCTAATCTCATCCAGTGTGTTCCTG TCCACCACAGGCGCTTTCTCTTCCCTCAGCAGTCTCTGAGACAccatctcttcatcctcttcagcCAATGGGCTGGACCCTTCAGTGTCATGTTCACTCCCCTCGATCGTTACAGTGACCGCAACCACCAGATCACTCGCTACCAGTACTGTGCTCTGAAG GCCATGTCAGCAGTTCTGTGTTGCGGTCCAGTGTTCGACAATGTGGGTCTCTCTACTGACGGCTATCTTTACAAATGGCTTGACAATATCTTAGCCTGCCACGACATACGG GTTCACCGTCTGGGGTGTGAGGTGGTCATCCTGCTCTTAGAACTGAACCCAGACCAAATCAATCTCTTCAACTGGGCCGTGGACCGCTGCTTTACTGGATCTTACCAGCTGGCATCTGGGTGCTTCAAGGCCATCGCCACTGTCTGTGGTAACAG GAATTACCCATGTGACCTTGTGACCTTGCTCAATCTGGTGTTGTTCAAGGCCTCAGACACCAGCAGGGAAATATATGAGATCTCCATGCAGCTGATGCAG GTGCTGGAGTCTAAACTGTGTGCGTACTCTAAGCGGATGGTGGAGCAGAAGCCTGGTAATATTTTATATGGAACACACGGCCCCCTGCCTCCCCTGTACAGCGTCAACCTGTCTCAACTCTCCATCCAGCTGGCCAGCATGTACCCGGAGCTcactctgcctcttttctcAG AGGTGAGCCAGCGTTTCCCAACCACCCATCCCAATGGGAGACAGATCATGCTATCCTACCTGCTACCCTGGCTTAGTAACATTGAGCTCGTGGACACGGGTCTCCTACCTCCCGCCTCAAGCCCCTGCACACCAGAGGAAGAACCTCACGGTCAGGGGCAGGGCATGGGTCTGTCCCCCAGTCTGAGAGGTAATGGCTGGGGCTCCCTGCAGGCGACCTCGCTGGTTCTCAACAACCTCATGTTCATGACTGCTAAG TATGGAGACGAGGTTCCCGGCCCAGAGATTGAGAATGCCTGGAATGCTTTAGTGTCCAACGAGAGGTGGAGCAACAACTTACGGATCACCCTGCAGTTCCTTATCAGCCTGTGTGGAGTCAGCAGTGACACAACACTGTTGCCTTAT ATCAAGAAGGTGGTGATTTACTTGTGCCGCAACAACACCATCCAGACAATGGAGGAGCTCctgtttgagctgcagcagactgaCCCAGTTAACCCTGTGGTCTTGCACTGCGACAACCCTCCCTTCTACCGTTTTGCTGCCAGCAACAAAGCCTccacctcacagacag GCACCACCTCCAGCAGTAACACTGTGGTGGCCGGCCAGGAGAACCTGCCAGACACAGATGAGAACAAGCTGgtcagagagagtgaagagcG TAGGGCCAGGGCTCACAACAGACTGGAATCCCGCTACAGCAACAGCTCCGGAGGCTCCTACGAGGATGAAAAGA CTGACCCACTCCCACCATATGCTGGTTGGCTACTGGGCGTTCTGGAGACCAACCATCCTCAACCGTTACCAATGCCTGTTAACGGAGGCTGCTGGGCTCCTCTGGTTGACTACCTTCCAGAAACCATCACACCTAGAGGACCGCTGCACAG GTGTAACATTGCAGTGATCTTCATGACTGAAATGGTCGTGGACCACAGCGTGAGAGAAGACTGGGCTTTACACCTGCCCCTGCTACTACATGCCCTCTTCTTGG GTCTGGACCACTACAGACCAGAGGTCTATGAACACAGCAAAcgtctccttctccacctcctcattGCCCTCTCCTGCAACAACAATTTCCAG GTAATAGCCTCAGTTCTGATGCTGACCAGAGAGATCAGTGACAACAAGACCCTTACCATTAAGTCCAGCTACCACACAGAGTACCAGCAGTCAC ATGCACCTGACTTCCTGCGAGAGTGGCAGGCGTCTCCGGTGGTGGACTCCGGCCTCAGTTCCACCTCCAACTCTTCCTCTGCCAGTCTTGGTGGCGGCAGCACTGCAGGCAGTGTTGGAAATTTGCCCCTTGTGACACCTGACGACCTGGAAGACCTTGAAGATACGCCCAATGAAACCGACGAGAAGACAAACAAACTCATCGAGTTCCTCTCCACCAG AGCGTTTGGGCCACTGTGGGTGCACGAGGACATCACACCAAAGAACCCCAACTCCAAGAGCACGGAGCAGCTCTCCAACTTCCTACGCCATGTCGTCTCTGTCTTCAAGGAGTCCAAGTCAG ACTTCcacctggagcagcagctgagcgATGTGGCTTTACAGACGGCTCTGTGCAGCTCCTCACGTCACTATGCTGGACGCTCCTTCCAGATCTTCAGAGCCCTCAAACAGCCAATCAACAACCACGCCGTCTCTGACCTGGTATCACGCCTCGTCGAGGTGGTGGGAGAACATGGTGATGAGGTGCAG GGCTATGTAATGGAGGTGCTGTTGACACTGGAGTCAGTGGTAGTGAATCTAGCAGAATGTCTGAAAAACAGCGACCTTATGGCAGCTCTAACCAG GACGTCCTCACCAGACTTCGTGACTAGTGATAAACTGATGAACAGAAAGAGCACTGGTCAGTTGAACTTTCCTGGCCCTGGATTTGTTGGTCTGTCGTCACAACGCCACCAGCGCTCCTACTCAGTCCCCAAGAAGTTTGGGGAGTGTGGCCACCAGCCCAATGATCCTCCTCGCAGTGCCACTCTGGACCGCATACAG GCCTGCAACAGTCACGGCCTCGCCCGGACAGGAAGAACCCCCGGGTCCTGCACATCGTCAACAAATCGTATTGATCCCAGTGTTCTGTCGGATCCAGCCCATGTTTCCCATCCTTCATCAATACTGGCCACAGTCTTTTGGGTGGCGGTGTCACTCATGGAGTCAGACTTTGAGTTTGAATACCAGATGTCGCTTCGCCTCGTTCACAAGTTGCTGTCAAAG GTGCCGTTGGACAGAGCAGAGAATCGCGAACGCCTAGAGAAGCTACAGGCTCAGCTGAGGTGGAGCGGATTCTCTGGGatccagcagcttctgttgAAGGGTTTTACCTCCCAGGCCACTTCTGACCTCACCTTACAGCTCTTCTGCCAGCTCACGCCAGTCTCCCGTGTGCCTGTTGTTGATAGCTCACAGTCTATAG GTTTCCCTCTGAATGTGCTGTGTCTGCTGCCTCACCTGGTGCAGCACTTTGGCCACCCAACTCAATTTTGTAAGGAAAGCGCTGAGAGGATCGCACAG gtgtgtttggaggagAAGCACACAAAACTTTCCCATTTGGCCCATGTGATGACGCTCTATAAGACCCGCTCCTACACACGAGATCCTTTCTCCTGGGTCAGTGTGGTTTGTCGCTACCTCCATGAGGCTTTCTCCGACATCACACTCAACATGGTCACCTATATGGCTGAG CTGCTGGATAAAGGccttcccagcatgcagcagTCTCTCCTCCAGATCATCTACTGTCTGCTCAGCCACATGGACCTGACTGCTGTACAAGTCAAACAGTTCAACGCTGATGTCACAAAGACCATTGAGAAGTTTGTCCAG ACCATCCACTGGAAGGATGCCTTAAACATCTTAAAACTGGTGGTATCACGCTCTGCCAGCCTAGTTCATCCGGTGTACGGCCACTCGCAGGGTGACCTGTCCAACCTGGAGGTCAGCAGGGTGTGGGACGGTTCAGCCAAGGCTCTGCCTGGAAAAACACTGGACTTCACCTTTGACATCTCTGAG ACTCCAGTGATTGGGCGTCGGTTCGATGAGCTCCAGGGTTCAGGCGGTAGAGAGGGGAAGGCCAGAGCCATGGCTGTAACCCGcagtacttcctccacctcctctggaTCCAACTCCAACACCATCCTGGTGCCCGTCAGCTGGAGGCGACCACAATCCTCTCAG aaaagaacCCGAGAGAAGCTGGTgaatgttttgtctctttgtggacAAGAAGTTGGACTCACCAAGAACCCATCT GTGATCTTCTCATCGTGTGGCGACTTGGACATGATGGAGGTGCGGGAGAGTGGCGTGTCATCAGAGGAGGGCGGAACCAGAGAGGACACGCTTGACGACACTGCCAGCGAGCAGCAGTTCAGGGTTTTCCGAGACTTTGACTTCCTGGACGTGGAGCTGGAGGACGGAGAG GAGCTCCAG GGCGAGACCGTCGATAACTTTAATTGGGGCGTGCGTCGGCGATCTCTGGACAGCACAGAGCTGGGCGATCTCTTGGAGGAGAGCCAGCACTCGGGCAGCACCCCCAGTCTGGGTCACGAGGACCCCCACGATTCAGATGAGtcctcagaggaagaggagtcttCGACGAGCCAGagcctctctcactctcagctC ACTAACCCTTCTCCATCAGAGGAAACCAATCACACCGATTCTCTGTCTACTTCTTACGACACATCTGCCGACCCACAATCCCTCAATGCCACCACACCGGGCCAGGGAGCGCTCCATGATGATCACACTGGATTGCAT GGGAGGGTGTGCGGTGACGATGAGGACACTCAGGCCCAGGATGACGACCTGTCACTGAGCGCCCACGAGCTCCCTCACGGCTCGGACTGTGGCGAGAGCTTCACCCTGGAGTTGCCTGGGCAGCCTCAGGATCAGCAACGCAATCTGGACCACAGCCTCAACCCAGACTACTGCCAGCCACCGCTGGACTTTCTAGACCCCAACTGTCTACCCAG CTTACGTGATGATGTAGATGACTTGGAAGACCTTGGttttcctcctcccccctctccatttttctccGCCATCTTGGCAGCCTTCCAGCCCACAGTGTGTGACGATGCTGAGGAGGCATGGCGCTGTCACATCAACCAGCTTGTGACCGACTCAGATGGATCCTGTGCCGTCCACACTTTTCAagtcttctcatctctctttaAG AATATCCAGGGTAAATTCTGCCTCCTGACAACTGATGTTGCCACTTACCTTGGAGAAGGCTTACGGGGCATTGGATCAAAGTTCCTCAGGTCCTCACAGATGCTAACCACATGCTCAGATTGTCCCACAATCTACATTGATGCTGACACG ATCATGTCCTATGGTCTCCTTGAGAAGATGAAGTTCAGTGCGCTGGAGCTGCAGGAGTATCTGGATACCTACAATACCAAAGAGGAGGCCGCTGTATCG tggCTGCGTAACTGTAAGGACACATTTCCCAGGTGCCCTGGTGACAGTGTGGTCACGTGCCAGCCTGGAGACTCAGAGGAGAAG CAACTGGAGCTTTGTCAGAGGCTCTACAAGTTGCATTTCCAGCTTCTCCTACTCTTCCAGTCCTACTGCGCGCTCATTGGTCAAGTTCATGCCATCAGCTCTGTGCCTGAG CTGCTGAACATGTCTCGAGAGCTCACCGATCTGAAGACCAGCCTGCAGGCAGCAGAGGCGGCTGTGGCCAGCGACCTGGAACACAAACACTTGGCCCACACTCACGCGCACGCCACCCAGGTGGCAGCCATGGTTGTGCCCAGCTTCCCCACCTCGGAGGCAGCTGTGCAGGCCGTACTGGAGTGCCTTAAGAACCACGAGTTCACCAAAGCTGTGCGCTACATCCAGGAGTGCAG gAGGCAGTGGCCCAATGGCGTGTTTGGTGGCAGCTCAGAGAGCGAGGTCCAGACGCTGCTCAACGTCTACTTTCGCCACCAGACGCTGGGTCAGACAGGCACCATTGCCCTTGTTGGTTCCCGCCAGGACCTGAGCCTGATCTGCTccaagctgctggagctcaacGGGGAGATCCGCGACATGATCCGCCGCGCCCAGGGGTACCGGGTCGTCACAACCTACCTCCCCGACTCCAGCGCCTCAGGGACCAGTCTCTGA